In Syngnathus scovelli strain Florida unplaced genomic scaffold, RoL_Ssco_1.2 HiC_scaffold_298, whole genome shotgun sequence, a single genomic region encodes these proteins:
- the LOC125993498 gene encoding uncharacterized protein isoform X6 — MPRKSKKAQALKVTWQKRKNNTDSGSADKPTAAKELMAIEPENSMEVMSTSHDPVTCVLASYSQDHPKYADSRNSQCAANSVTFLAFLQETDNVTSAHLDLVLDRGNELYVATVAMLKAEGRYEHHHLATDEIPSIVNGFHKQHVLIKYQSMYGLFNSSIADVAFMMLRDGLQCLVSEINCAILVMNSLFIAVFQNQGRYGYFDPHARERDGLPLPAGAPHGTAVMMLFTHLNDLIDKLIQVFTLAGAAPTTQYELMPVSFQPIDNASDREMATDAESSLMRTHNDDAMLSQSAAEMTQRVVTGESRPCASKDYESIEEAHDNSKVECTQQKQTRDVLKIAKSKRKTFQRRTQAHKIIDKAMARVTKQETRRINANLKKKESYGQTPEIRQRKKSYIVTRYQQDPNFRVKQKSFAVDRYCKHDTIKMKQRSYIKQRYGHDDTFRNKQRSYIKQRYDHDDTFRNKQRSYIKQRYGHDDTFRKKQRSYIKQRYGDDDTFRNKQRSYIKQRYSHDDTFRNKQRSYIKQRYGHDDEFRRKQRSYIKERYALDPVFRSKQKENTSLVWKAKHDSSMKANANRTAMKLLQKYRVINRLCKERNDCAIMKAVALFQVQVKNGPTFVCTVCHRALFPNQVRQLIQYKKNKDVVASCLTRRFVHVCDRECNTCCKVPDERKMEWICHTCHAHLKDGKMPALAVSNNLQLADIPTELCDLNILERHLVSKCISFAKIVPLPKGQQRAIRGNVVCVPSEVEETVNVLPRLRSRSQVLRVKLKRRLCYKGHQIFQTVTWSKLMSALIKLKQIHPQYRNITIRDDADLCDPTLADDESSSDGDEMNESDYNEEDLEAIHTFERDALCELNSDSQNDPCGNVQNQQSADNVEEGDAPNGGVILESCLQPNDVSEEIMSFTQGIYCVAPAERNNPVSFFRTPKLEAMAFPVQFPTGKNTLDEGRQIKLTPSKYFKTRLCCVDERFARDTNYLFFAQFVTEIYQATSSMRIQLRKGKPFTRDGRRINNAMLQDKREVEKLVRSKDAVRFMTPLRGTPAYWERTTKDLFAMIRQLGTPTFFCTFSAAEMRWEEVITAIKAQQGEVVNFAELDWATKCEILRSNPVTTMRMFDKRVEALFRDLILSPAQPIGEVVDYFYRLEFQHRGSPHIHCLIWVKGAPVFEEASEGAICEFVSRYISAQLPDPEKEPELYKKVTEVQMHSKSHSKTCVKHQGANCRFGFPKQPCETTMIITPAACENQDQHKEKQVVANDKLVRVQRLLNEPETSSLTLPQLLAKCKLTDAEYMECLYMTASKSSVVLKRDPKDCWVNNYNRHLLLAWDGNLDIQYILNAYSCIAYICSYISKAEHGLSQYLKSVIENSRNENVNESDEMKQIMQAYSKKREVSAQECVARACGLHMKQSSRSMIFVQTSDNALKMSYPLSLLEGKTQESHEVWMTGLPDKYKCRPQTKDFEVMCLADFASTCRIVYGKQVKGKNVLRLLNDMGFVQKRKEKPAVIKYCKFSEQKNPEEYYCSLLKLYLPHRANCQLKSERCPSYQLFHDHACVQLPYSDSVERVCEIVKRNRERYEKHSKDIDDAIQEVEESGLVINEWCHLAPESELQRLECIEEINARDEPNDNAEENVPDYNVRSETTEISIVTEAAAIDPTVLRDMYRNLNQKQAAVFYKVRDWCIKRVCNSKPIEQFFYYINGGAGTGKSHLIKCIHAEATKILNRLPRLAEEADISKQTVVLAAFTGTAAFNISGTTLHCLLKLPRCLKPPYHGLGNKLDEVRAELSIAEILIIDEISMVSKDLFAYVNARLKQIKGINLPFGGMSVVAVGDFFQLPPVRQSKPLCVYDPTRLDHWRDNFKKITLTTVMRQKDDVAFAELLNRLRVKEKSDELSELDRALLATR, encoded by the exons ATGCCACGCAAAAGCAAGaaggcgcaagctctcaaagtaACCTGGCAAAAGCGTAAAAATAACACAGACTCTGGAAGTGCAGATAAACCAACAGCCGCCAAAGAATTGATGGCCATTGAACCTGAAAACTCTATGGAGGTAATGTCTACATCTCATGATCCTGTAACATGCGTTTTGGCATCCTACAGTCAAGATCATCCAAAGTATGCTGATTCCAGAAACAGTCAGTGTGCTGCAAACTCTGTTACATTTCTAGCTTTCCTGCAGGAGACAGACAATGTGACCAGTGCTCACCTGGACCTTGTTCTCGATCGAGGCAATGAGCTCTATGTGGCTACTGTGGCTATGCTGAAAGCAGAAGGACGGTAcgaacatcatcatttggcaacCGATGAAATTCCATCCATTGTGAATGGCTTTCACAAACAACATGTGTTAATAAAGTATCAGTCAATGTATGGTCTTTTCAATTCCTCTATTGCTGATGTGGCATTTATGATGCTCCGTGACGGACTTCAGTGCCTGGTGTCAGAGATAAATTGTGCTATTTTGGTTATGAATTCATTGTTTATTGCAGTTTTCCAAAACCAAGGAAGATATGGCTATTTTGATCCACACGCCAGAGAACGTGATGGGCTCCCTCTGCCCGCCGGTGCACCACATGGTACAGCTGTCATGATGCTTTTTACACATTTGAACGATCTGATAGATAAGCTCATACAGGTTTTCACTCTGGCTGGTGCCGCTCCCACTACTCAATATGAATTGATGCCGGTAAGTTTTCAACCTATTGACAATGCAAGTGATCGTGAAATGGCGACTGATGCAGAATCGTCTCTTATGAGAACACACAATGATGATGCTATGTTAAGCCAGTCTGCTGCTGAGATGACACAGCGTGTGGTGACGGGTGAGTCCAGACCATGTGCTAGCAAAGACTACGAGTCCATTGAGGAGGCGCATGACAACAGTAAGGTGGAAtgtacacaacaaaaacaaacacgagATGTGTTGAAAATTGCGAAATCCAAAAGGAAAACATTTCAAAGACGAACTCAAGCCCATAAGATAATTGATAAAGCTATGGCGAGAGTCACAAAACAAGAAACAAGGCGAATAAACgcaaacctgaaaaaaaaggaaagttacGGCCAAACTCCAGAGATTAGACAACGTAAAAAGTCCTACATAGTGACTCGCTACCAGCAAGACCCTAATTTCCGTGTAAAACAAAAGTCGTTTGCAGTCGACCGCTATTGCAAACATGACACAATTAAGATGAAACAGCGATCTTATATCAAGCAGAGATATGGTCATGACGATACATTTCGGAACAAACAACGTTCCTATATCAAGCAGAGGTATGATCATGACGATACATTTCGGAACAAACAACGTTCTTATATCAAGCAGAGATATGGTCATGACGATACATTTCGGAAGAAACAACGTTCCTATATCAAGCAGAGATATGGTGATGACGATACATTTCGGAACAAACAACGTTCCTATATCAAGCAGAGATATAGTCATGACGATACATTTCGGAACAAACAACGTTCCTACATCAAGCAAAGATATGGTCATGACGATGAATTTAGGCGTAAACAACGATCTTATATCAAAGAACGTTACGCACTTGATCCTGTATTCAGATCCAAGCAGAAAGAAAACACGAGTTTGGTCTGGAAAGCCAAACATGATTCATCAATGAAGGCAAATGCAAATCGCACTGCAATGAAACTGCTACAAAAATACAGAGTCATCAACAGATTATGTAAAGAGAGAAACGACTGCGCAATCATGAAAGCTGTTGCGCTCTTCCAAGTTCAGGTAAAAAATGGACCGACTTTTGTTTGCACAGTTTGCCACAGAGCATTATTTCCCAATCAAGTACGCCAGCTGATCCAATATAAGAAAAACAAGGACGTTGTTGCAAGTTGCCTTACACGAAGGTTTGTTCATGTTTGTGATCGTGAATGTAACACATGCTGCAAAGTACCGGATGAGAGAAAAATGGAGTGGATATGTCACACCTGCCATGCACATCTCAAAGATGGTAAAATGCCAGCACTTGCTGTAAGTAACAATCTCCAACTTGCAGACATTCCCACTGAACTGTGTGATCTGAATATTCTGGAAAGACATCttgtttcaaaatgcatttcattTGCCAAAATTGTCCCTCTGCCAAAGGGTCAACAACGAGCCATTCGTGGGAATGTTGTGTGTGTACcatctgaagtggaagaaacggtCAATGTCTTGCCCAGACTAAGAAGTAGGTCTCAGGTGTTGCGAGTGAAACTGAAGAGACGACTCTGTTACAAAGGGCATCAGATATTTCAAACTGTCACGTGGTCCAAGCTAATGAGTGCCCTGATaaaactgaaacaaattcatcCGCAGTACAGAAACATAACCATTCGCGACGATGCTGACCTTTGTGACCCGACGCTCGCTGATGACGAGAGCAGCTCTGATGGAGACGAAATGAACGAAAGTGACTACAATGAGGAAGACCTCGAGGCAATCCACACATTTGAGAGGGATGCTCTCTGTGAATTGAACAGTGACTCACAGAATGATCCTTGTGGTAATGTGCAAAACCAACAGAGTGCTGACAATGTGGAAGAAGGTGATGCACCAAACGGTGGGGTTATCCTGGAGTCATGTCTCCAACCAAATGATGTGTCAGAGGAAATTATGAGTTTTACTCAAGGCATTTACTGTGTGGCTCCTGCAGAAAGAAATAACCCTGTAAGCTTTTTCAGGACACCCAAACTTGAGGCCATGGCATTTCCAGTGCAGTTTCCAACTGGAAAAAACACCCTTGATGAAGGGAGACAAATAAAACTCACACCaagcaaatatttcaaaacacgTCTGTGTTGTGTGGATGAACGTTTTGCTCGTGATACAAACTACTTGTTCTTTGCTCAGTTTGTGACTGAAATTTACCAGGCAACATCAAGCATGAGAATCCAGCTACGCAAAGGTAAACCTTTTACCAGGGATGGTCGAAGGATAAACAATGCTATGCTGCAGGACAAACGTGAAGTTGAAAAACTGGTGCGCAGCAAAGATGCCGTCCGTTTTATGACTCCCCTGAGAGGGACGCCAGCCTATTGGGAAAGAACCACCAAAGATCTCTTTGCAATGATCCGACAGCTGGGTACACCCacatttttttgcacattttctgCTGCCGAAATGCGTTGGGAAGAGGTCATCACTGCCATTAAAGCGCAACAAGGTGAGGTGGTGAATTTTGCTGAACTTGACTGGGCTACCAAGTGTGAGATTCTGCGCAGCAATCCAGTGACGACAATGCGCATGTTTGACAAACGTGTGGAAGCTCTGTTCAGAGATTTGATCCTCTCTCCGGCACAACCGATTGGTGAAGTCGTTGACTACTTCTACAGGTTAGAGTTTCAGCACAGAGGAAGTCCTCACATTCATTGTCTCATATGGGTTAAAGGTGCCCCTGTGTTTGAGGAAGCCTCAGAAGGAGCCATCTGTGAATTTGTGTCTCGCTACATCTCGGCTCAGCTGCCGGACCCAGAAAAGGAACCCGAATTGTATAAAAAAGTCACAGAAGttcagatgcacagcaaaagtcACTCCAAAACGTGTGTCAAACACCAAGGTGCAAACTGCAGATTTGGTTTTCCCAAACAACCGTGCGAAACCACAATGATCATCACACCTGCAGCctgtgaaaatcaagatcaacacAAGGAGAAGCAGGTGGTGGCAAATGACAAGCTTGTTCGTGTGCAGCGTTTGCTGAATGAACCTGAAACCTCATCCCTGACTTTGCCACAGCTTTTGGCTAAATGCAAGCTCACTGATGCTGAGTACATGGAATGTTTGTACATGACCGCCTCAAAGAGTTCGGTTGTGCTCAAGCGAGATCCAAAAGACTGCTGGGTGAACAACTACAACCGCCATTTGCTTCTTGCCTGGGATGGCAACTTGGACATCCAGTACATTCTGAATGCCTATTCGTGCATCGCATACATCTGCAGCTACATCAGCAAAGCTGAACACGGTCTGAGTCAATACTTGAAATCTGTTATTGAAAACTCACGCAATGAAAATGTCAATGAGAgtgatgaaatgaaacaaatcaTGCAAGCGTActcaaaaaaaagagaagtgagTGCTCAGGAGTGTGTCGCACGTGCGTGCGGCTTGCATATGAAACAGTCCTCCCGCAGTATGATATTTGTACAAACGAGTGACAATGCGCTGAAAATGAGTtatcctctctctctccttgaGGGCAAAACGCAGGAGTCTCATGAAGTGTGGATGACTGGCCTGCCAGACAAATATAAATGCAGACCCCAAACGAAGGACTTTGAAGTGATGTGCTTGGCTGATTTTGCATCAACATGCAGAATTGTTTATGGCAAACAGGTAAAAGGCAAAAATGTTTTGCGTCTGCTGAATGACATGGGGTTTgtccagaaaagaaaagaaaaacctgcAGTCATCAAATATTGCAAATTCTCAGAACAAAAGAATCCAGAGGAATATTATTGCTCCTTGCTCAAGCTGTACCTGCCTCATCGTGCTAATTGCCAGTTAAAATCTGAACGCTGTCCCTCATATCAATTGTTTCATGATCATGCCTGTGTACAGTTACCATATAGTGACTCTGTGGAGCGTGTGTGCGAAATTGTCAAAAGGAACAGAGAAAGGTATGAGAAACACAGTAAAGACATTGACGATGCCATCCAAGAGGTGGAGGAGAGTGGGCTTGTCATAAACGAATGGTGCCACCTGGCTCCTGAGAGTGAGTTGCAAAGACTCGAATGCATTGAGGAAATCAACGCAAGAGATGAACCAAATGACAACGCGGAGGAAAATGTCCCGGACTATAACGTAAGGTCAGAAACAACAGAAATTTCCATTGTGACAGAGGCTGCTGCCATCGATCCCACAGTGTTACGTGACATGTATCGGAACCTGAACCAAAAGCAAGCGGCTGTCTTCTACAAGGTCAGAGATTGGTGCATAAAACGTGTGTGTAACTCAAAGCCAATCGAGCAGTTCTTCTACTACATCAACGGTGGCGCCGGGACCGGCAAATCACATCTGATCAAATGTATCCATGCAGAGGCTACCAAAATACTGAACAGACTACCACGGCTGGCTGAGGAGGCCGACATTTCCAAACAGACGGTTGTTCTCGCAGCCTTCACTGGCACGGCGGCTTTCAACATTTCTGGGACAACTTTGCATTGTCTGCTCAAACTGCCGAGATGTCTCAAACCCCCATACCACGGCCTGGGCAATAAACTGGACGAAGTCAGAGCCGAGCTGTCAATCGCCGAAATACTCATTATCGACGAAATTTCCATGGTGTCCAAAGACCTCTTTGCCTATGTGAATGCCAGGTTGAAACAAATCAAAGGCATCAATTTACCTTTTGGTGGCATGTCTGTTGTTGCTGTTGGAGATTTCTTTCAGCTCCCTCCCGTGAGACAGTCCAAACCTCTATGCGTGTACGATCCCACTCGGCTGGACCACTGGCGTGACAACTTCAAAAAGATCACGCTCACCACCGTCATGAGGCAGAAAGATGATGTTGCCTTTGCTGAACTCCTGAACCGACTCAGGGTCAAAGAAAAGTCTGATGAACTGTCGGAACTGGACAGAGCTCTGCTTGCCACAAG GTAG
- the LOC125993498 gene encoding uncharacterized protein isoform X11, protein MPRKSKKAQALKVTWQKRKNNTDSGSADKPTAAKELMAIEPENSMEVMSTSHDPVTCVLASYSQDHPKYADSRNSQCAANSVTFLAFLQETDNVTSAHLDLVLDRGNELYVATVAMLKAEGRYEHHHLATDEIPSIVNGFHKQHVLIKYQSMYGLFNSSIADVAFMMLRDGLQCLVSEINCAILVMNSLFIAVFQNQGRYGYFDPHARERDGLPLPAGAPHGTAVMMLFTHLNDLIDKLIQVFTLAGAAPTTQYELMPVSFQPIDNASDREMATDAESSLMRTHNDDAMLSQSAAEMTQRVVTGESRPCASKDYESIEEAHDNSKVECTQQKQTRDVLKIAKSKRKTFQRRTQAHKIIDKAMARVTKQETRRINANLKKKESYGQTPEIRQRKKSYIVTRYQQDPNFRVKQKSFAVDRYCKHDTIKMKQRSYIKQRYGHDDTFRNKQRSYIKQRYDHDDTFRNKQRSYIKQRYGHDDTFRKKQRSYIKQRYGDDDTFRNKQRSYIKQRYSHDDTFRNKQRSYIKQRYGHDDEFRRKQRSYIKERYALDPVFRSKQKENTSLVWKAKHDSSMKANANRTAMKLLQKYRVINRLCKERNDCAIMKAVALFQVQVKNGPTFVCTVCHRALFPNQVRQLIQYKKNKDVVASCLTRRFVHVCDRECNTCCKVPDERKMEWICHTCHAHLKDGKMPALAVSNNLQLADIPTELCDLNILERHLVSKCISFAKIVPLPKGQQRAIRGNVVCVPSEVEETVNVLPRLRSRSQVLRVKLKRRLCYKGHQIFQTVTWSKLMSALIKLKQIHPQYRNITIRDDADLCDPTLADDESSSDGDEMNESDYNEEDLEAIHTFERDALCELNSDSQNDPCGNVQNQQSADNVEEGDAPNGGVILESCLQPNDVSEEIMSFTQGIYCVAPAERNNPVSFFRTPKLEAMAFPVQFPTGKNTLDEGRQIKLTPSKYFKTRLCCVDERFARDTNYLFFAQFVTEIYQATSSMRIQLRKGKPFTRDGRRINNAMLQDKREVEKLVRSKDAVRFMTPLRGTPAYWERTTKDLFAMIRQLGTPTFFCTFSAAEMRWEEVITAIKAQQGEVVNFAELDWATKCEILRSNPVTTMRMFDKRVEALFRDLILSPAQPIGEVVDYFYRLEFQHRGSPHIHCLIWVKGAPVFEEASEGAICEFVSRYISAQLPDPEKEPELYKKVTEVQMHSKSHSKTCVKHQGANCRFGFPKQPCETTMIITPAACENQDQHKEKQVVANDKLVRVQRLLNEPETSSLTLPQLLAKCKLTDAEYMECLYMTASKSSVVLKRDPKDCWVNNYNRHLLLAWDGNLDIQYILNAYSCIAYICSYISKAEHGVS, encoded by the exons ATGCCACGCAAAAGCAAGaaggcgcaagctctcaaagtaACCTGGCAAAAGCGTAAAAATAACACAGACTCTGGAAGTGCAGATAAACCAACAGCCGCCAAAGAATTGATGGCCATTGAACCTGAAAACTCTATGGAGGTAATGTCTACATCTCATGATCCTGTAACATGCGTTTTGGCATCCTACAGTCAAGATCATCCAAAGTATGCTGATTCCAGAAACAGTCAGTGTGCTGCAAACTCTGTTACATTTCTAGCTTTCCTGCAGGAGACAGACAATGTGACCAGTGCTCACCTGGACCTTGTTCTCGATCGAGGCAATGAGCTCTATGTGGCTACTGTGGCTATGCTGAAAGCAGAAGGACGGTAcgaacatcatcatttggcaacCGATGAAATTCCATCCATTGTGAATGGCTTTCACAAACAACATGTGTTAATAAAGTATCAGTCAATGTATGGTCTTTTCAATTCCTCTATTGCTGATGTGGCATTTATGATGCTCCGTGACGGACTTCAGTGCCTGGTGTCAGAGATAAATTGTGCTATTTTGGTTATGAATTCATTGTTTATTGCAGTTTTCCAAAACCAAGGAAGATATGGCTATTTTGATCCACACGCCAGAGAACGTGATGGGCTCCCTCTGCCCGCCGGTGCACCACATGGTACAGCTGTCATGATGCTTTTTACACATTTGAACGATCTGATAGATAAGCTCATACAGGTTTTCACTCTGGCTGGTGCCGCTCCCACTACTCAATATGAATTGATGCCGGTAAGTTTTCAACCTATTGACAATGCAAGTGATCGTGAAATGGCGACTGATGCAGAATCGTCTCTTATGAGAACACACAATGATGATGCTATGTTAAGCCAGTCTGCTGCTGAGATGACACAGCGTGTGGTGACGGGTGAGTCCAGACCATGTGCTAGCAAAGACTACGAGTCCATTGAGGAGGCGCATGACAACAGTAAGGTGGAAtgtacacaacaaaaacaaacacgagATGTGTTGAAAATTGCGAAATCCAAAAGGAAAACATTTCAAAGACGAACTCAAGCCCATAAGATAATTGATAAAGCTATGGCGAGAGTCACAAAACAAGAAACAAGGCGAATAAACgcaaacctgaaaaaaaaggaaagttacGGCCAAACTCCAGAGATTAGACAACGTAAAAAGTCCTACATAGTGACTCGCTACCAGCAAGACCCTAATTTCCGTGTAAAACAAAAGTCGTTTGCAGTCGACCGCTATTGCAAACATGACACAATTAAGATGAAACAGCGATCTTATATCAAGCAGAGATATGGTCATGACGATACATTTCGGAACAAACAACGTTCCTATATCAAGCAGAGGTATGATCATGACGATACATTTCGGAACAAACAACGTTCTTATATCAAGCAGAGATATGGTCATGACGATACATTTCGGAAGAAACAACGTTCCTATATCAAGCAGAGATATGGTGATGACGATACATTTCGGAACAAACAACGTTCCTATATCAAGCAGAGATATAGTCATGACGATACATTTCGGAACAAACAACGTTCCTACATCAAGCAAAGATATGGTCATGACGATGAATTTAGGCGTAAACAACGATCTTATATCAAAGAACGTTACGCACTTGATCCTGTATTCAGATCCAAGCAGAAAGAAAACACGAGTTTGGTCTGGAAAGCCAAACATGATTCATCAATGAAGGCAAATGCAAATCGCACTGCAATGAAACTGCTACAAAAATACAGAGTCATCAACAGATTATGTAAAGAGAGAAACGACTGCGCAATCATGAAAGCTGTTGCGCTCTTCCAAGTTCAGGTAAAAAATGGACCGACTTTTGTTTGCACAGTTTGCCACAGAGCATTATTTCCCAATCAAGTACGCCAGCTGATCCAATATAAGAAAAACAAGGACGTTGTTGCAAGTTGCCTTACACGAAGGTTTGTTCATGTTTGTGATCGTGAATGTAACACATGCTGCAAAGTACCGGATGAGAGAAAAATGGAGTGGATATGTCACACCTGCCATGCACATCTCAAAGATGGTAAAATGCCAGCACTTGCTGTAAGTAACAATCTCCAACTTGCAGACATTCCCACTGAACTGTGTGATCTGAATATTCTGGAAAGACATCttgtttcaaaatgcatttcattTGCCAAAATTGTCCCTCTGCCAAAGGGTCAACAACGAGCCATTCGTGGGAATGTTGTGTGTGTACcatctgaagtggaagaaacggtCAATGTCTTGCCCAGACTAAGAAGTAGGTCTCAGGTGTTGCGAGTGAAACTGAAGAGACGACTCTGTTACAAAGGGCATCAGATATTTCAAACTGTCACGTGGTCCAAGCTAATGAGTGCCCTGATaaaactgaaacaaattcatcCGCAGTACAGAAACATAACCATTCGCGACGATGCTGACCTTTGTGACCCGACGCTCGCTGATGACGAGAGCAGCTCTGATGGAGACGAAATGAACGAAAGTGACTACAATGAGGAAGACCTCGAGGCAATCCACACATTTGAGAGGGATGCTCTCTGTGAATTGAACAGTGACTCACAGAATGATCCTTGTGGTAATGTGCAAAACCAACAGAGTGCTGACAATGTGGAAGAAGGTGATGCACCAAACGGTGGGGTTATCCTGGAGTCATGTCTCCAACCAAATGATGTGTCAGAGGAAATTATGAGTTTTACTCAAGGCATTTACTGTGTGGCTCCTGCAGAAAGAAATAACCCTGTAAGCTTTTTCAGGACACCCAAACTTGAGGCCATGGCATTTCCAGTGCAGTTTCCAACTGGAAAAAACACCCTTGATGAAGGGAGACAAATAAAACTCACACCaagcaaatatttcaaaacacgTCTGTGTTGTGTGGATGAACGTTTTGCTCGTGATACAAACTACTTGTTCTTTGCTCAGTTTGTGACTGAAATTTACCAGGCAACATCAAGCATGAGAATCCAGCTACGCAAAGGTAAACCTTTTACCAGGGATGGTCGAAGGATAAACAATGCTATGCTGCAGGACAAACGTGAAGTTGAAAAACTGGTGCGCAGCAAAGATGCCGTCCGTTTTATGACTCCCCTGAGAGGGACGCCAGCCTATTGGGAAAGAACCACCAAAGATCTCTTTGCAATGATCCGACAGCTGGGTACACCCacatttttttgcacattttctgCTGCCGAAATGCGTTGGGAAGAGGTCATCACTGCCATTAAAGCGCAACAAGGTGAGGTGGTGAATTTTGCTGAACTTGACTGGGCTACCAAGTGTGAGATTCTGCGCAGCAATCCAGTGACGACAATGCGCATGTTTGACAAACGTGTGGAAGCTCTGTTCAGAGATTTGATCCTCTCTCCGGCACAACCGATTGGTGAAGTCGTTGACTACTTCTACAGGTTAGAGTTTCAGCACAGAGGAAGTCCTCACATTCATTGTCTCATATGGGTTAAAGGTGCCCCTGTGTTTGAGGAAGCCTCAGAAGGAGCCATCTGTGAATTTGTGTCTCGCTACATCTCGGCTCAGCTGCCGGACCCAGAAAAGGAACCCGAATTGTATAAAAAAGTCACAGAAGttcagatgcacagcaaaagtcACTCCAAAACGTGTGTCAAACACCAAGGTGCAAACTGCAGATTTGGTTTTCCCAAACAACCGTGCGAAACCACAATGATCATCACACCTGCAGCctgtgaaaatcaagatcaacacAAGGAGAAGCAGGTGGTGGCAAATGACAAGCTTGTTCGTGTGCAGCGTTTGCTGAATGAACCTGAAACCTCATCCCTGACTTTGCCACAGCTTTTGGCTAAATGCAAGCTCACTGATGCTGAGTACATGGAATGTTTGTACATGACCGCCTCAAAGAGTTCGGTTGTGCTCAAGCGAGATCCAAAAGACTGCTGGGTGAACAACTACAACCGCCATTTGCTTCTTGCCTGGGATGGCAACTTGGACATCCAGTACATTCTGAATGCCTATTCGTGCATCGCATACATCTGCAGCTACATCAGCAAAGCTGAACACG GAGTCTCATGA